A genomic stretch from Actinomadura rubteroloni includes:
- the corA gene encoding magnesium/cobalt transporter CorA — MAMTRVRPGRPTMALFKPRSRPERLTRAAVRDTAVIDWAAYIDGHRVCTDSVADAVRLIRDGRLDAGDEESAGFVWVGLHEPSAAELTELAEVFGLHPLAVEDAINAHQRPKLERYDDTHFFVMKTVGYVRRPPEEAEVVETGELMVFCGADFVVTVRHGAHGELATVRARLEERPERLALGPAAVLHAVADRVVDGYVNVAEALQEDIDEVEETVFSPERTDEARRIYRLKREVIQLKRAVGPLAGPLRNLTGRRFVPDDIKEYLRDVEDHLTRVRELVESYDELLNPILQAHMTQVTVADNQDMRKISAWGAIFMVPTAIAGMYGMNFDHMPELHWRYGYPMIVGVIATICLTLYRGFRRNGWL, encoded by the coding sequence ATGGCCATGACGCGTGTACGTCCCGGGCGTCCGACGATGGCGCTGTTCAAGCCGCGCAGCAGGCCCGAGCGGCTGACCCGCGCCGCCGTCCGCGACACCGCGGTGATCGACTGGGCCGCCTACATCGACGGGCACCGCGTCTGCACGGACTCGGTCGCCGACGCCGTCCGGCTCATCCGCGACGGCCGCCTCGACGCCGGTGACGAGGAGAGCGCCGGGTTCGTCTGGGTCGGGCTGCACGAGCCGTCCGCCGCCGAGCTGACCGAGCTGGCCGAGGTGTTCGGCCTGCACCCGCTCGCCGTCGAGGACGCCATCAACGCCCACCAGCGGCCGAAACTGGAACGCTACGACGACACGCACTTCTTCGTGATGAAGACCGTCGGTTACGTCCGGCGTCCGCCCGAGGAGGCGGAGGTCGTGGAGACCGGCGAGCTGATGGTGTTCTGCGGCGCGGACTTCGTGGTGACCGTCCGGCACGGCGCGCACGGGGAGCTGGCGACCGTCCGGGCGCGGCTGGAGGAGCGGCCGGAGCGCCTCGCGCTCGGCCCCGCCGCCGTGCTGCACGCCGTCGCCGACCGCGTGGTGGACGGGTACGTGAACGTCGCCGAGGCCCTCCAGGAGGACATCGACGAGGTCGAGGAGACGGTGTTCTCGCCCGAGCGCACCGACGAGGCCCGCCGCATCTACCGGCTGAAGCGCGAGGTCATCCAGCTCAAGCGCGCCGTCGGGCCGCTCGCGGGGCCGCTGCGCAACCTGACCGGGCGGCGGTTCGTCCCCGACGACATCAAGGAGTACCTGCGCGACGTCGAGGACCACCTGACCCGCGTCCGGGAGCTGGTGGAGTCCTACGACGAGCTGCTGAACCCGATCCTCCAGGCGCACATGACGCAGGTGACGGTCGCCGACAACCAGGACATGCGGAAGATCTCGGCGTGGGGCGCGATCTTCATGGTCCCGACGGCCATCGCCGGGATGTACGGCATGAACTTCGACCACATGCCGGAGCTGCACTGGCGGTACGGCTATCCGATGATCGTCGGCGTCATCGCGACCATCTGCCTGACGCTCTACCGGGGTTTCCGCCGCAACGGGTGGCTCTGA
- a CDS encoding ABC-F family ATP-binding cassette domain-containing protein produces MSGTLVVKNLAAGHGDRALFSGLDLVVAPGDVIGLVGANGAGKSTLLRILAGLTPPEDGEVRLSPPSAVVGHLPQEAQRRDGETVRAFLARRTGVAAAQEAMDAATQGLVDDAPGAGDAYAESLERWLDLGGADLDERAESVAASLGLAVDLATPMTALSGGQAARAGLASLLLSRHDVFLLDEPTNDLDLDGLARLEEFVQSLRAGVVVVSHDREFLTRTATKILELDLAQQQITLFGGGYASYLEERAVARRHARENYEEYADRRAALEDRARTQRAWMDKGVRNARRKSTDNDKIGKKFRAEASEKQAAKVRQSERMIERMETVEEPRKEWELRMQIAAAPRSGAVVATLRDAVVKRGAFTFGPATLQIDWADRVAITGANGSGKSTLLGALLGRVPLDAGSAALGPGVVVGEIDQARALFHGGEGLLDAFRAAVPETSPADVRTLLAKFGLRADHVTRPAASLSPGERTRAALALLQGRGVNLLVLDEPTNHLDLPAIEQLESALDSYTGTLLLVTHDRRMLDAVRTTRRIEMAAGTPAER; encoded by the coding sequence ATGTCCGGGACGCTCGTAGTCAAGAATCTCGCCGCGGGTCATGGCGACCGCGCACTGTTCAGCGGTCTCGACCTGGTGGTGGCGCCGGGGGACGTGATCGGGCTCGTCGGGGCCAACGGCGCCGGCAAGTCCACGTTGCTGCGGATCCTCGCGGGGCTCACGCCGCCGGAGGACGGCGAGGTGCGCCTGTCGCCGCCGTCGGCCGTCGTGGGGCACCTGCCGCAGGAGGCGCAGCGGCGCGACGGCGAGACCGTCCGGGCGTTCCTGGCCCGCCGGACGGGCGTCGCCGCGGCTCAGGAGGCGATGGACGCCGCCACCCAGGGCCTGGTGGACGACGCGCCCGGCGCCGGTGACGCCTACGCCGAGAGCCTGGAGCGCTGGCTCGACCTCGGCGGCGCGGACCTGGACGAGCGCGCCGAGAGCGTCGCCGCCTCGCTCGGGCTGGCCGTCGACCTCGCCACCCCGATGACCGCGCTGTCGGGCGGGCAGGCGGCGCGGGCGGGGCTGGCGTCGCTGCTGCTGTCGCGGCACGACGTGTTCCTGCTGGACGAGCCCACCAACGACCTCGACCTCGACGGCCTCGCGCGGCTGGAGGAGTTCGTCCAGAGCCTGCGCGCGGGCGTGGTCGTCGTCAGCCACGACCGCGAGTTCCTCACCCGAACGGCCACCAAGATCCTCGAACTGGACCTGGCGCAGCAGCAGATCACGCTGTTCGGCGGCGGTTACGCGTCCTACCTGGAGGAACGCGCGGTCGCGCGGCGGCACGCCCGCGAGAACTACGAGGAGTACGCCGACCGCCGCGCCGCGCTGGAGGACCGGGCGCGCACGCAGCGGGCGTGGATGGACAAGGGCGTCCGCAACGCGCGCCGCAAGAGCACCGACAACGACAAGATCGGCAAGAAGTTCCGCGCCGAGGCGTCGGAGAAGCAGGCCGCGAAGGTCCGGCAGTCCGAGCGGATGATCGAGCGGATGGAGACGGTCGAGGAACCGCGCAAGGAGTGGGAGCTGCGGATGCAGATCGCCGCCGCGCCCCGCTCGGGCGCGGTCGTCGCGACGCTGCGGGACGCCGTGGTGAAGCGCGGCGCGTTCACGTTCGGCCCGGCGACGCTCCAGATCGACTGGGCGGACCGCGTGGCGATCACCGGCGCGAACGGGTCGGGGAAGTCGACGCTGCTCGGCGCGCTGCTCGGCCGCGTCCCGCTGGACGCGGGGTCGGCGGCGCTCGGCCCCGGCGTCGTCGTCGGCGAGATCGACCAGGCCCGCGCGCTGTTCCACGGCGGCGAGGGCCTGCTGGACGCGTTCCGCGCCGCCGTCCCGGAGACCTCGCCCGCCGACGTCCGGACGCTGCTCGCCAAGTTCGGCCTGCGCGCCGACCACGTGACGCGTCCGGCCGCGAGCCTGTCGCCCGGCGAGCGGACGCGCGCGGCCCTCGCGCTGCTCCAGGGACGCGGCGTGAACCTGCTCGTCCTGGACGAGCCGACCAACCACCTCGACCTGCCCGCGATCGAGCAGTTGGAGTCCGCGCTCGACTCCTACACCGGCACGCTGCTGCTGGTGACGCACGACCGCCGGATGCTCGACGCCGTGCGGACGACGCGCCGCATCGAGATGGCCGCCGGGACGCCCGCCGAACGCTGA
- a CDS encoding TetR/AcrR family transcriptional regulator, giving the protein MSAAEPRLTAPGRRTRERIVETAAELMFRKGVAGTSIPDIQQAAGVSASQIYHYFKDKQGLVRAVIEYRTEQALVHQRPLLEALDSFEGLRAWSDSVVAIQDGRGCAGGCEVGSLASELAESCPETRTALAASFERWEEPIRVGLVRLRGRGKLRADADPHDLATVLLAALQGGLLLTQVRRTSHPLRTALDGALAYIATFAT; this is encoded by the coding sequence ATGAGCGCCGCCGAGCCACGCCTGACCGCACCCGGGCGCCGCACGCGCGAGCGCATCGTCGAGACGGCCGCCGAGCTGATGTTCCGCAAGGGCGTCGCGGGGACGAGCATCCCCGACATCCAGCAGGCCGCCGGGGTCAGCGCGTCGCAGATCTACCACTACTTCAAGGACAAGCAGGGGCTCGTCCGCGCGGTGATCGAGTACCGGACCGAGCAGGCGCTCGTCCACCAGCGCCCGCTGCTGGAGGCGCTGGACAGCTTCGAGGGGCTGCGCGCGTGGTCCGACTCCGTCGTCGCGATCCAGGACGGGCGCGGCTGCGCCGGCGGCTGCGAGGTCGGGTCGCTCGCCAGCGAGCTGGCCGAGTCCTGCCCGGAGACGCGCACCGCGCTGGCCGCCTCGTTCGAGCGCTGGGAGGAGCCGATCCGCGTCGGCCTGGTCCGGTTGCGGGGACGCGGCAAGCTGCGGGCCGACGCCGACCCGCACGATCTCGCGACCGTCCTGCTCGCGGCGCTCCAGGGCGGGCTGCTGCTCACGCAGGTGCGGCGCACGTCCCACCCGCTGCGGACCGCGCTGGACGGCGCGCTCGCCTACATCGCGACGTTCGCGACGTAG
- a CDS encoding SDR family NAD(P)-dependent oxidoreductase → MSSSLTGKTALVTGSTSGIGRAVADLLAERGAHVIVSGRDAGRGAQAVEAIRAAGGKADFVQADLTSADGARALAREASAITGRIDVLVNNAGIFPFAPTADTTEEILDTVYAVNVKAPFLLVAELAPAMAARGGGAIVNISSVVATRGSKDAVVYALSKAALDNLSRSWTAEFAASGVRVNTVSPGPIVTEGARDLLTANRDAFEARVPAGRLGEPREVAAAVAFLAADEAGFVHGANLTADGGFTAA, encoded by the coding sequence GTGTCCTCTTCGCTCACCGGCAAGACCGCTCTCGTGACCGGCTCCACCAGCGGCATCGGCCGCGCCGTCGCCGACCTCCTCGCCGAGCGCGGCGCGCACGTCATCGTCTCCGGCCGGGACGCCGGACGCGGCGCGCAGGCGGTCGAGGCCATCCGCGCGGCGGGCGGCAAGGCCGACTTCGTCCAGGCCGACCTGACCTCGGCCGACGGCGCCCGCGCGCTCGCCCGGGAGGCGTCGGCGATCACCGGCCGGATCGACGTCCTGGTCAACAACGCGGGCATCTTCCCGTTCGCGCCGACCGCCGACACCACCGAGGAGATCCTCGACACCGTCTACGCCGTCAACGTGAAGGCGCCGTTCCTGCTCGTCGCCGAACTCGCGCCCGCGATGGCCGCGCGGGGCGGCGGCGCGATCGTCAACATCAGCTCCGTCGTCGCGACCCGGGGCTCCAAGGACGCCGTCGTCTACGCCCTCAGCAAGGCCGCGCTCGACAACCTCTCGCGGTCGTGGACGGCCGAGTTCGCGGCGTCGGGCGTCCGCGTCAACACCGTGAGCCCCGGCCCGATCGTCACCGAGGGCGCGCGCGACCTCCTCACCGCCAACCGGGACGCGTTCGAGGCGCGCGTCCCGGCGGGCAGGCTCGGCGAGCCGCGCGAGGTCGCCGCGGCCGTCGCGTTCCTCGCCGCGGACGAGGCCGGGTTCGTCCACGGCGCCAACCTCACCGCGGACGGCGGCTTCACCGCGGCCTGA